The following coding sequences lie in one Filimonas effusa genomic window:
- a CDS encoding DUF808 domain-containing protein: MASGIFAVLDDIASLMDDVALASKIATKKTAGILGDDLAVNAEKATGFLSSRELPVLWAITKGSLLNKLIIVPIALLLNAFFPIAIKAALVIGGFYLAYEGVEKIIEYLFHRSHPAPKEVEKNEDSDNSAEKTKVKSAITTDFILSVEIVIIALGTVLDKSLPTQIITVAIVALLATIGVYGIVALIVRMDDAGFKLIKHSHDKGFLSRLGHLLVKALPVVIKFLGFVGTIALILVSGGIFIHNIEYLHHLLPGLPSMVKEVMMGLIAGLLVVGVLTAGKTLVSVFKRR, translated from the coding sequence ATGGCATCAGGCATTTTTGCGGTTTTAGATGATATCGCTTCTTTAATGGACGACGTTGCATTGGCAAGTAAAATAGCTACCAAGAAAACCGCCGGAATATTGGGGGATGATCTGGCAGTTAATGCCGAAAAAGCAACAGGTTTTTTGTCTTCGCGTGAATTGCCTGTGCTATGGGCCATTACCAAAGGCTCCTTGCTCAACAAACTCATCATTGTACCTATCGCCCTGTTACTGAATGCTTTTTTTCCTATAGCTATAAAAGCGGCCCTGGTCATCGGAGGCTTTTACCTGGCCTATGAAGGTGTTGAAAAGATCATCGAATATCTTTTCCATCGTTCACATCCTGCTCCCAAAGAAGTTGAAAAGAATGAAGACAGCGATAATTCAGCAGAAAAGACTAAGGTAAAATCTGCGATCACTACCGATTTCATCCTTTCTGTTGAAATCGTAATTATAGCTTTGGGGACCGTTTTGGATAAAAGTCTGCCAACGCAAATCATTACGGTAGCCATAGTTGCCCTGCTGGCAACCATCGGAGTGTATGGTATTGTTGCGCTTATTGTAAGAATGGATGATGCAGGATTTAAACTTATAAAACACTCTCATGACAAGGGCTTCTTATCGCGTCTTGGCCATTTACTGGTTAAAGCGTTACCTGTTGTCATCAAATTCCTGGGTTTTGTTGGCACCATAGCCCTGATCCTGGTTTCCGGGGGCATTTTCATTCACAACATCGAATATTTACACCATCTTCTTCCCGGGTTGCCCTCGATGGTTAAAGAGGTGATGATGGGACTTATTGCCGGCCTGCTCGTAGTTGGTGTGCTTACGGCGGGTAAAACACTGGTTTCGGTTTTTAAGCGTCGCTAG
- a CDS encoding YceI family protein yields MKKTAGFLMAAIAFTVFAAFTAFQTPWKNDKAHSQLIFTVTHLGVSDVSGSFNDFDVTVQASKSDFSDAVFELSAKTASIDTRVEARNNHLKSADFFDAEKYPELHFKSTAIKSAGKNKFKLTGDLTLHGITKPVTLDLVYRGQTENPMSKKATAGFQVSGVIKRSDFKFGEKFPAPMISDEVTIKADGEFAQ; encoded by the coding sequence ATGAAAAAGACAGCAGGCTTTTTGATGGCAGCTATTGCCTTTACCGTATTCGCAGCATTTACTGCATTCCAGACACCATGGAAAAACGACAAGGCACACTCTCAATTGATCTTCACTGTAACGCACCTTGGTGTATCTGATGTATCCGGATCATTCAATGATTTTGATGTAACTGTACAAGCTTCCAAAAGCGATTTCAGTGATGCCGTTTTTGAACTCTCAGCTAAAACAGCTTCTATCGATACCCGTGTAGAAGCCCGTAACAACCACCTGAAAAGTGCTGATTTCTTCGATGCTGAAAAGTATCCTGAACTTCATTTCAAAAGCACTGCTATCAAGAGCGCAGGCAAAAACAAGTTTAAGCTCACCGGCGACCTTACCTTACACGGTATCACAAAACCTGTAACACTTGACCTGGTGTACAGGGGCCAGACTGAAAACCCGATGTCTAAAAAGGCAACCGCCGGCTTCCAGGTTTCAGGCGTGATCAAACGTTCTGATTTCAAATTCGGCGAAAAATTCCCTGCTCCAATGATCAGCGACGAAGTGACCATCAAAGCTGACGGCGAGTTTGCACAATAA
- a CDS encoding alpha-ketoglutarate-dependent dioxygenase AlkB family protein, whose translation MDLFSDIRDTSANLLPQDGIVNYYGKILLPAEADSYYSILLSSIEWRNDEAIIFGKKIITKRKVAWYGDRDYEYTYSNITKRALPWTKELLDLKNRIEGATGEQFNSCLLNLYHNGEEGMAWHSDAEKDLKKDGAIGSLSLGAQRKFCFKHKAGAQVVSVALEHGSLLVMKGATQTYWLHRLPPSKAVTRPRINLTFRTIVG comes from the coding sequence ATGGATCTATTCAGCGACATAAGAGATACTTCTGCCAACCTGCTTCCTCAGGATGGTATCGTTAACTATTACGGCAAGATCTTATTGCCTGCTGAAGCGGATAGTTACTATTCCATACTCCTGTCTTCTATAGAATGGCGAAACGACGAGGCTATTATTTTTGGAAAGAAGATCATCACCAAACGAAAAGTAGCCTGGTATGGCGATCGTGATTATGAATACACTTACTCCAATATTACAAAGCGTGCGCTTCCCTGGACAAAAGAACTGCTTGATTTGAAGAACAGGATAGAAGGGGCAACAGGAGAGCAGTTCAATTCCTGCCTGCTCAATCTGTACCATAATGGCGAAGAGGGCATGGCCTGGCATAGCGATGCAGAAAAAGACCTTAAAAAGGATGGCGCTATTGGTTCCCTGAGTTTGGGCGCCCAACGGAAGTTCTGCTTTAAGCATAAGGCCGGCGCACAGGTTGTTTCGGTTGCGCTGGAGCATGGCAGCCTGCTTGTTATGAAAGGAGCAACCCAAACTTATTGGTTGCACCGTTTGCCCCCTTCAAAAGCGGTGACGAGGCCCAGGATTAACCTTACCTTCAGGACAATCGTCGGCTGA
- a CDS encoding methylated-DNA--[protein]-cysteine S-methyltransferase, which yields MITVQQNINYNRIAEAIHYIRANFKEQPNLDDIAGKVHLSPFHFQRLFSEWAGTTPKKFLQYISLEYAKKLLKESQATLFEAAFETGLSGTSRLHDLFIKLEGMTPAEYKNGGECLSINYSFAESPFGNLLVASTLKGICYMAFYDDEAAALVSLHAMFPRAAHHQRLDLIQQNALFIFRNDWTKLNEIKLHLKGTDFQIKVWETLLKIPMGRLTAYNNIARHINKPQASRAVGTAIGSNPVAFLIPCHRVIQSTGEIGGYMWGPNRKAAIIGWEAAITEL from the coding sequence ATGATAACAGTGCAGCAAAATATTAACTACAACAGGATTGCGGAAGCAATCCACTATATCAGGGCCAATTTTAAAGAGCAGCCCAATCTCGACGATATTGCCGGAAAGGTGCATCTCAGTCCCTTTCATTTTCAGCGCCTGTTCAGTGAATGGGCCGGCACTACTCCCAAGAAGTTTTTACAATACATTAGCCTGGAATATGCCAAAAAATTATTAAAGGAAAGTCAGGCCACCCTATTTGAAGCAGCGTTTGAGACAGGACTTTCCGGCACCAGCCGTTTGCATGATCTGTTTATTAAGCTGGAAGGGATGACGCCCGCAGAATATAAAAACGGTGGAGAATGCCTTTCTATTAATTATAGTTTCGCGGAAAGTCCTTTTGGCAATTTGCTGGTTGCTTCCACTCTGAAAGGCATATGTTATATGGCATTTTATGATGATGAAGCAGCTGCCCTGGTAAGCTTGCATGCTATGTTCCCCAGGGCCGCACACCATCAGCGCCTGGATCTTATACAGCAGAACGCCCTGTTTATTTTCCGGAACGACTGGACTAAGCTCAATGAAATTAAACTTCATTTAAAAGGCACAGATTTCCAGATAAAGGTTTGGGAAACCCTGCTGAAAATACCGATGGGCCGGCTTACCGCTTACAACAATATTGCAAGGCATATAAATAAACCGCAAGCCTCCAGGGCCGTGGGAACAGCCATTGGCAGCAACCCGGTCGCCTTTCTTATCCCCTGCCACCGCGTAATTCAGTCTACCGGTGAAATCGGAGGATATATGTGGGGGCCAAACAGGAAGGCTGCCATTATAGGTTGGGAAGCTGCTATCACAGAATTATAA